The Gimesia sp. DNA window GCTTTCTGCACGCCCAGCGGATAAGTCTGACTGCTGTCTGCTGCTTCGCCCTGTTGTGCCTTGATCAGAGCATCGTAGGCCGCCAGGGTGATGAAGGGACGGAACCTTTTGCCGCCATGCTTGAGCCATTCGTAGGCGATGGCTTCGGTCTTGCCCAGCGGGGTGCGGGCGGCGGCTTCGGTTTTCGTACGGAGCGGCGGCAGAATTTCGTCGAAGTGTTCTTCGAACAGCGAGTTGGCGGCCCGCATGGTGGGCAGATAGCTGCGGGTCAGCGGCTGTTCGAGTGGTTCGTATTTCTCAAGGACTTCCCAGATCCAGGGCTCGTCCATCTTGGTGTTTTTACAGTCACCGGAATGCAGGGGGACGGCGTAAGAAGGTACGCCGGCGATGAGGACTTTGTCGATCGACTTTTCCAATACGTTGAGACAGGCCACCCCGAGGATGCCGTCCACGTAACCGCCGACGATGATCTTGAGGACCACGGGGGAACCTTCGGCGACGAGCACCTTGTAGCCCAGCTTTTCGGCTTTGACTTTGTAGTCGGCGATGGAGCAGGCACCACATTTTTCGCAATCGAGGCCGAACTCATCGTATTCCGCGGGACAGCCTTCGGCATGTTTCAGGCAGTGTGGCAGGAGGAGCAGACGGCGTTCAAAGGGAATCGCGAGGAACTGGCGTTTCCAGAAGAAGTTGCCGATCAGCACCATCATGAAGCCGAGGAATTTTTCGGGCTGTTCCATTTCCGCCAGCAGTTCGCGCGACCAGTCTTCCAGCATCGCTTTGGTGAAGGGATTGGAGCAGTCGAGACGTTGCACGTACTTCTCGGCTTCTGCTTTCATCTCTTCGCGCAGCGCAAGGGTTTCCGGCACCGCCTTGAGATGGCTGGTACTGCGGCGTTTTCTTTTGACCGGTTTGGGATCTTCGGAAGCACGGCCCTCAGCTTGATCGTGAGCAGGGACGCGTTTGTCTTCGGAACTTTCCTGGTCTAAAGGCGCAATGGACACGGAAGACTCCTCTATGGTTAGTATCTCATTCGAGTGGTAACACAATGAATGTAGAAAATCAGGCTTGAGAACGCAGGTGGGACCTATTTTTCCTTTACGGACATTATAGGGGAATCTGCTCCTTCAAGCGACAATCTAAATTTCTCATCCGGACATTTTTTAAAAACCGTTTCCGCCCTTTGTAAGGCAGAAACAGAGAAGATAACTGGATAAAGTTGTTCGAAATACCAGAGTTTGGCGAAGTAAAACCCGATGGGTGTGGTTTCTGTATAGGTGCCTGCTTCGACGCGATCGAGCAGCCAGCCCAGCCCCTGTTGCAGGCAGGGATTCTCCAGCGAAAGCCCCACGGACAGCAGGGCATCGACGGCGAGCGCTGTCTCTTCTACGCTGGACGGTGCGCCTTCCGCGCCGCCCCAACCGCCATCGGGATTCTGTACGCTTTGCATAAACTGGATGGCCTGTTCCGCCTGGGGCGTTGTGCGACGCTCTTCGTCCGCATAGGCAGCCAGCACGCGTGCCGTCCCGTAGACCGGGTTCTCGTCATCGTCGACATGCTGATTACCAAACCAGAGTGGCAGCCAGGAACCGTCGAGCCTCTGTTGGGCGGCGAGGTATTTATAGCCGCGTTCGATGGCCTGGGTCGCCCGAGTGCGTAGAGTGCTCTCATCGGCTGTGGCTTCTGTTTTCAGCCAGGCTTTCAGCGCCCGCAGGACGTGTGCCGAGATGTCTGCGGCGCTTTGGTCGAAGGGGAGCGTTCCCCAGCCGCGACAGAAAGTAGGCCAGCCGCCGTTGGAGTTCTGCAGATCGAGCAGCCAGTTGACGCCGTTCCGCAGAGAGGTCCGCAATTCGGGTAACACTTCATCGGCTTCCTCTGTCTGCAGGTTCAACAGAGCGAGGATAGCGCCGGGGGTATCGTCGGCATCGGGTACGCCGCCGGGGAGATCGGTCCAGGCCCAGCCTCCGGGTTCGGCTGCGGTATAGGGATGAAGTTCGGTGTATTGCTGTTGAATCAGCCAGTCGCGAATCGGGGCTTTTTCGAATTCCGACAACGTGCCTTCCAGGGCGTTGACGGACAGCGTGGTTGTCCAGGTGGCGAGGTTGGTGTCGATGGGCCAGCTGCCGTCGGGTCGGACGGAGTCGAGCAGAAACGCGAGTCCTTTCTGCACGACCGGATGATCGACGAGTCCCATGCCGGCCAGACTCATGGTGACGAAACTGGTCAGCGGGGCTGCTTCGAGAAAGCCGCCGTTCTCGGGTTGAATTTCAATCAGCTTTTTCAGACTGCGTTTGACAGACAGCTTACGGATCAGCCGCAGAATCGGATTGCGGGGCTTACAGAAGTGGTGCCTGACCTGACCAATGGCGATCAGTGCGGGCAGAGCGTAGCTGACCACGGGAAGCTTGACGGTTTTATAAAAGCGATGCGGCAGACAGGAGAGCTCAAACGGGAGCGCGGGAATGGTTTTCCATTTGACGAGTCCCGCCAGGGCGCAGTGTGTGAGAATCGGCACGGAAAACGTTTTGTCTTTGCCGTAGCGTTCCACGACGGCTTTAACGCCTCCTACCCGGTCGATGTACTGACGGGCGTTGACAACATGGGAGACATAGTGCTCTGTATTTTTCGTGGCATGAAAGGCGGCGTGACAGAGCATCGTGGTGGAGATATTGCTGAAGCTCTTGACGGTGTCACCCCAGCCGCCATCGGGGTTCTGGTGCCGGGCCAGCCAGCGGATGCCCTGTGCGATGTAAACGTCGAGCGAATCATCGTCAGCGGGTCGCTGCCGACGGATCATCTCAAGGGCCATGATGGCGGTGGCTGTCGAGAGGGCTGAGGTCGAGAGTTCTCCTTCCCAGTGGCCGGCGGCATTACGGGCACTCAGCAGATAGTCGCGAACCCGCTGCGAGGCTGCCTGCACGCGTTGGTAGGAGATGGTCTCACTCATTCAGGTCTGTTCCTGCCGGGAGTTTCGTATGGGAAAGGCGAACGTTTAAATATCGAGTGCATCCAGGTTGTCCATCAGGTCCTCCAGCTCTTCATCGGTGGCCTTAGAGACTTTGGAAGACTTGCGGAGGCCGACTCCCATGCCCACGGCATCGCGTCCGTCCGCCACCAGTTCTGCATCGCGTTCCCGGGCCGCCATCTCGAGTGCATCAGGGGCCCCAAACAGTTTGGAAAGATCAATTTTCAGACCGGCGACTTCACCATCCGCGCCGGCGATGCCCGGAGTTTTATGACCGGGAAAGATAATCGCATTCTCGGGACAGACACGACTGCAGGCCGGACAACCTTTTTTGCAGCTGTCCTGTTCTTCAACCAGGATCTGTCCTCCCTGGTCGACGCCGTAAACGCCAAACAGGCAGAAGTCGATGCACTCCATACAGTTTGTACAGAGACCGTAATCGATGACCGGATACCAGCGGCGTTTGGTCGGTTCCAGTTTGACGTCTTCTGTTGTTTCCGCGCCGTTGTTTTTGTCGGCGTTGATGATGTCCAGCGGTTTGAGATACTTTTCCAGTTGTGCCGGCTGAGGGGCGGACTGCAGCATGTCCATCAAGGGGACGGTCTGCACCTGGGATTCGCCGGCGATACGTTTGATTTCCTGGACGTAGTCTTCGGGTTTGGAACTCACGCGGAGGTCGATCGAGTAGATGTGTCGATCGGGGATTGTTTTCTTGCGTTCAGGATTTTCGAAAGGTGCGTTCTGCTTCTGTTCCTCTTCTTCGTCTTCGTCCACTTCTTCTCTGAGCAGGACGTTCCCTTCCTTGCCGCGGACTCCCTGGCGATCCAGGATCCAGTGACAGGCACGGGGATACAGCCAGGAGAGGATCACCAGATCCCCCCGCAGTGCCTGCAGGAACAGGGTGCCGGTATGGTCGGCGGAAAGATCGTAGAGATGGGGGACCAGCGAGACTTCGATCTCGGGTTCCATCAACAGTGTGGCGGCGAGAGTCTCTTCGAGCTCACGTTTGGCGGGATTTTTCCCCTGAGCCTGAGAGATCACCACTGTTAATTTTTTGTCAGCCATACTGAAAACCTTTTCAACGCGAAACGATACTCAATCCACCTCAAATCGTTTCTCAGTTGAGTTGTCCTTTGATGATCCGCTGTGTCTGTTCCCACACACTGTCTAATAGTTGCAGATACTCGGGTGGGGTCAACCACTGGGCATCCGACTCCATCTCAAACAGCCAGCCTTTGTCGTAATTGTCCGACTGATTGATGGCCGAGGGATCGTTCAACAGTGCTTCGTTAAATTCCAGGATCTTGCCTTCCGAGGGGGAAAACAGGTCAGACAGTGCCTTGGAACTTTCGATCTCCCCGATTTTCTGCTTTTCCCGAACCACGGTAAACGGATCGATAAACCAGTCCAGGAAATAGACATCCTGCAACAACCGAACCGAGTAAGCCGTAAATCCGACGCGGTAATGGTCCTCCTGCGGCAGTAACCACAGGTGTGACTTACTATAAACACGGTCCTGAGGAATTCGGGCCTCGAAATTCCCCATCATAAAGACAAGATCGTCAGGCATGGTTGGATTGTGCTGTGAGCTTCGTTGGAACAAGGCTCAGGGGAACAGGGGATTATCCCAAAACGGATACGGGCAGGATTTTTCGCAATATACACTACCTAAATAGTAGAAACAGTTTGTGTGCGGGATGCAAGCAGGATTCCCTCGCGAATGACGGGAACCAAAAATTTTATCGCCGCCGGTCCGTAAAACTTTCACGCGGGGCTGGTTGTATCGACGGGCCGTCAGCCGAGGATGCAGATCACAGGCATCCACTTCAAGTTGTGCTGAACCAGCTGAAACCCGGGATTTCGAGTGCCGGAAGCACTCCACAAGCATATCGTATGCCTGTTGTACCTACCTATCTCCTGAAAGACACTGATTTTCCGCTGTTCCTCTGACAAGTGGTAGCCTGCCTTACTCCCGCTCTTGGCAAAACATTCGTTGGTTTTTCAAAATATTTTGTTTGACAGCTGATTTTTCGAGGGTAATATCGAAACCAGTCAACAGGTATGGCATTGTACGTACCTTTAATCTTATGACTGATACTGAACTTGAGGAAATCCGATCTTGTTTTCCGCGCATGACGTCTTAGACACGACCACTCCCGCCGGGCTCTCAGAAGCAGATGCCACGCGGACCAAGTACGAGCGGATCGGGGAACATCTCAAGCGACAAATACGGGAAGGGCAGATTCTGCCCGGAACGGCCCTGCCTTCTGAACAACAGTTAGCCAGCCTGTTCGACAGCGCGCGAAGCACGGTGCGACAGGCAATGGGGCTGCTGGAACGCGAGGGCCTGGTGAGCCGGGTCCAGGGTAAAGGAACCTTTGTCAGTGACCAGGCCCGTCAACGACTCTCCTGCGGACTGGACATTCTGGCGCTGGTGATTCCCGAAGTCCTGTCCGGCTTCTACCCCTCGCTACAGCACAGCTTCGAAGAGTCGGCGAGCCAGACTCAGAATCAGATGCTGGTCTGCTGCACGCGGAACAACGTCGATAAACAGGGCAACGTCATCCTACAACTTATCGATAACCAGGTCGGGGGCGTGGCGATCGTGCCCGCCAGTACGCCCCCGACTCCTGGTTATCAAATCCGTCAACTGCAGAAAGCGGGAATTCCCGTGGTACTCTGCCATCGTCCGGTGGAAGGTATTACTGCGCCGCTGCTGGGACTCCCCTTTCGCGAAATTGGCCGACTGGCGGGAGACGCGCTGGTGGAACAGGGACACCGCCGTTGCGGGTTCTTCGCCCCGCACCGTACACGGACAACCGATTTATATCTGGAGGGATTCCAGCAGGCCCTGGCCGACGTCGGCTGCACACTGGCAGAGGAGCACAGTTATTTTGGTGCCCCCGGTGTGATCGACATGCAGGAACTGGATGCGGAAATCGCGTCCACACTGCAGCAGATGCTGGAACAGCCCGATCGTCCGACGGCCATCTTCACATCCTTCGATTCGATGGCCGAACGGATTTATCTGCACCTGACCAAAATGGGACTGCGGATGCCGGAAGACATCTCGCTGATTGGCGTGGGCGACCAGGTCCGTCACAGCGTGCTGCAACAGCAGATCGCTTCTGTCACCGTGGATGAAACCCGTCTGGGACATCGGGCGGCAGAGCTTTTAAACCAGATGCGAACCGGAGGCATGGCCATCGAAACCACACTGACAGAAGTCATGCCTGTCGAAGTTTACCAGGGGACGACCCTGGGACCTGTAAATACGAACGTTTGAAACTCCAGAGATTCCGAAAGGGATTCAGCGCCTATCGAAGTGAGTTTGACCTGTCCAAGGTAGATCGTCGCCGGACATAAACACGTCCAGAATCAGCGCCCCGCTCTGTCGGGCCGGCGTCGCATTTTCCATCTGTCTGTGAGGGCTAAAAAATGCAAAGCAACGTCTTGAAACGTCGTGGATTCACTCTGATTGAACTGCTTGTGGTCATCGCGATTATCGCGATCCTGATCGCCCTGCTACTGCCGGCGGTCCAGCAGGCACGCGAAGCGGCCCGCCGCAGTCAGTGTAAAAACAATCTCAAACAGATGGGACTGGCGACTCACAATTATCACGATGCCCATGGTGTCTTCCCCATCAGTCACGGGGATACCGGCAATTCGTTCGGCTGGCGGACGATGATTCTGCCCTATATCGATCAGGCGCCGCTCTACAACCAGATTAATTTCAGCGGGAACATTGTCGATGCGGGTAACCTGACCGTGGCCCAGACTCCCCTGGCCGTCTACCGTTGTCCCAGCGATCCGACGCCAGATCGCGTGAGTGGAGGCAACCTGGTCTGGTCAAACTGGTGCTTTCCCGCAAGTTGTCCTTCCAGTTCCCGGAATAACATTGCCGTCACCACTTATAAAGGGGTTGACGGACGAGGCTATGACCAGACGGCGAGCGCGTCACCCATTCCCCAGGGGATGTTCGACCGCCGCATGGGACTGCGGGCCAGTGGTGGCGGGGGTTCGATTGTGACTCCCAACCGGACGATGAAAATGCGTGACGTGCTGGACGGCACTTCGAACGTGCTGTTTGTGGG harbors:
- a CDS encoding polyprenyl synthetase family protein, which gives rise to MSIAPLDQESSEDKRVPAHDQAEGRASEDPKPVKRKRRSTSHLKAVPETLALREEMKAEAEKYVQRLDCSNPFTKAMLEDWSRELLAEMEQPEKFLGFMMVLIGNFFWKRQFLAIPFERRLLLLPHCLKHAEGCPAEYDEFGLDCEKCGACSIADYKVKAEKLGYKVLVAEGSPVVLKIIVGGYVDGILGVACLNVLEKSIDKVLIAGVPSYAVPLHSGDCKNTKMDEPWIWEVLEKYEPLEQPLTRSYLPTMRAANSLFEEHFDEILPPLRTKTEAAARTPLGKTEAIAYEWLKHGGKRFRPFITLAAYDALIKAQQGEAADSSQTYPLGVQKAAMAIEVFHKASLIHDDIEDDDQYRYGQETLHRQHGTGMAINIGDYLIGIGYRLLNEARADIGAEAAADLVEKMAAAHLKLCEGQGAEMAWQESETFELSPLDALQIYALKTSPAFEAALYAGVRMTGSSGEYEELISSFSRQIGVGFQILNDLKDWRGDDNNKLISGQDALAMRPTLLLALALQAGDDQQKAELKEILNGGGPSEYARINRLRKIYEACDVFTKAEVLVDKSRDRAEELAESVQNEDLKQLLKFFCETVLAEETPEVKPDLPVLMPQPIA
- a CDS encoding prenyltransferase/squalene oxidase repeat-containing protein, which gives rise to MSETISYQRVQAASQRVRDYLLSARNAAGHWEGELSTSALSTATAIMALEMIRRQRPADDDSLDVYIAQGIRWLARHQNPDGGWGDTVKSFSNISTTMLCHAAFHATKNTEHYVSHVVNARQYIDRVGGVKAVVERYGKDKTFSVPILTHCALAGLVKWKTIPALPFELSCLPHRFYKTVKLPVVSYALPALIAIGQVRHHFCKPRNPILRLIRKLSVKRSLKKLIEIQPENGGFLEAAPLTSFVTMSLAGMGLVDHPVVQKGLAFLLDSVRPDGSWPIDTNLATWTTTLSVNALEGTLSEFEKAPIRDWLIQQQYTELHPYTAAEPGGWAWTDLPGGVPDADDTPGAILALLNLQTEEADEVLPELRTSLRNGVNWLLDLQNSNGGWPTFCRGWGTLPFDQSAADISAHVLRALKAWLKTEATADESTLRTRATQAIERGYKYLAAQQRLDGSWLPLWFGNQHVDDDENPVYGTARVLAAYADEERRTTPQAEQAIQFMQSVQNPDGGWGGAEGAPSSVEETALAVDALLSVGLSLENPCLQQGLGWLLDRVEAGTYTETTPIGFYFAKLWYFEQLYPVIFSVSALQRAETVFKKCPDEKFRLSLEGADSPIMSVKEK
- a CDS encoding DUF1559 domain-containing protein; the encoded protein is MQSNVLKRRGFTLIELLVVIAIIAILIALLLPAVQQAREAARRSQCKNNLKQMGLATHNYHDAHGVFPISHGDTGNSFGWRTMILPYIDQAPLYNQINFSGNIVDAGNLTVAQTPLAVYRCPSDPTPDRVSGGNLVWSNWCFPASCPSSSRNNIAVTTYKGVDGRGYDQTASASPIPQGMFDRRMGLRASGGGGSIVTPNRTMKMRDVLDGTSNVLFVGENSPGFHAWSSWAAWHSPMTTAYPINHPFRVWPSAQTRISSGAHGWIDGFASSSYHVGGAHFMMVDGSVHFFSENMDFQTYQQLGNPQDGLPTGGFTY
- a CDS encoding glycine cleavage system protein H, yielding MPDDLVFMMGNFEARIPQDRVYSKSHLWLLPQEDHYRVGFTAYSVRLLQDVYFLDWFIDPFTVVREKQKIGEIESSKALSDLFSPSEGKILEFNEALLNDPSAINQSDNYDKGWLFEMESDAQWLTPPEYLQLLDSVWEQTQRIIKGQLN
- a CDS encoding GntR family transcriptional regulator, producing the protein MFSAHDVLDTTTPAGLSEADATRTKYERIGEHLKRQIREGQILPGTALPSEQQLASLFDSARSTVRQAMGLLEREGLVSRVQGKGTFVSDQARQRLSCGLDILALVIPEVLSGFYPSLQHSFEESASQTQNQMLVCCTRNNVDKQGNVILQLIDNQVGGVAIVPASTPPTPGYQIRQLQKAGIPVVLCHRPVEGITAPLLGLPFREIGRLAGDALVEQGHRRCGFFAPHRTRTTDLYLEGFQQALADVGCTLAEEHSYFGAPGVIDMQELDAEIASTLQQMLEQPDRPTAIFTSFDSMAERIYLHLTKMGLRMPEDISLIGVGDQVRHSVLQQQIASVTVDETRLGHRAAELLNQMRTGGMAIETTLTEVMPVEVYQGTTLGPVNTNV
- a CDS encoding ferredoxin family protein; its protein translation is MADKKLTVVISQAQGKNPAKRELEETLAATLLMEPEIEVSLVPHLYDLSADHTGTLFLQALRGDLVILSWLYPRACHWILDRQGVRGKEGNVLLREEVDEDEEEEQKQNAPFENPERKKTIPDRHIYSIDLRVSSKPEDYVQEIKRIAGESQVQTVPLMDMLQSAPQPAQLEKYLKPLDIINADKNNGAETTEDVKLEPTKRRWYPVIDYGLCTNCMECIDFCLFGVYGVDQGGQILVEEQDSCKKGCPACSRVCPENAIIFPGHKTPGIAGADGEVAGLKIDLSKLFGAPDALEMAARERDAELVADGRDAVGMGVGLRKSSKVSKATDEELEDLMDNLDALDI